The DNA window TGCTCGCCGACGTCACGCCTGCGATGCGGGTGTTCCGTGAGGAGAGCTTCAACCCGGTCGCGGCGGTGTGCGCCTACGACGACGAGGAGACGCTCCTGCGCGATGCCAACGACACCGAATATGGCCTCGCCGCTTACGTCTATGGTCGTGACCTCGCTTGCGTGCGGCGGCTGGTGCGCGGTCTGCGCTTCGGCATGGTCAGCGTCAACTCGGTGAAGATGACCGGACCCCCGGTGCCGTTCGGTGGCGTCAAGCAGTCCGGGCTCGGCCGCGAGGGCGGCCGCGCGGGGCTTGAGGAGTACCTGGCGACCAAGTACGTCTGCATCAGCGATCCGCCCGGTACGTGCCAATCAGCCGCGAATCGTGATTCGACCGGAGACCTGTGATGAGAGAGAACGACTCGACCCAATCGTTGATCGAGCGCGACCGCGCCTTCGTCTTCCATGCCTCCACCCACCTGCGCGACTACGCCCAGGGCAGGGCGCCAGGGAGGGTGATCAGCGGCGGTCGGGGCATTCGCCTGCGCGACCGCGACGGCCATGAGCTGATCGATGGCTTCGCCGGGCTCTACTGCGTCAACGTAGGCTATGGGCGTGAGGAGATCATCGAGGCGATCGCCGCCCAGGGGCGCCAGCTCGCCTACTACCACACTTATGTCGGCCACACCAACGAGCCGCTGGTCGAGCTCTCCGAGAAGGTACTCGGCCTCGCCGGGCAGGGGATGTCGAAGATCTACTACGGGCTCTCCGGCAGCGACGCCAATGAGACCCAGATCAAGCTGGTGCGCTACTACGCCAACGTGCTCGGCACCGACAAGAAGAAGATCATTTCGCGCACGCGCGGCTACCACGGCTCGACCATCGCCGCCGGTTCGCTGACCGGCTTGCCGAGCTTCCATGACCACTTCGACCTGCCGATCGCGGGCATTCTCCACACCGACGCACCTTACTACTATCGCCGCGACCGCGGTGAGCAGAGCGAGCGGGAGTTCTCGCGCCAGTGCGCCGAGAGCCTCGAAGCCCTGATCCTGCGCGAAGGGCCGGGCACGGTCGGGGCATTCATCGCTGAGCCGGTGCTCGGCACCGGCGGCATCGTGCCGCCGCCGCAGGGCTATTGGGAGGAGATCCGCGCGGTGCTGGACCGCTACCAAGTGCTTTTGATCGCCGATGAAGTGGTGTGCGGCTTCGGCCGGCTCGGTGTCGACTTCGGCTCCCAGTACTACGCGATGAAACCCGACCTGATCACCGTCGCCAAAGGGCTCACCAGCGCCTACCTGCCGCTTTCCGGAGTAATGGTCGGCGAGCGGGTCTGGAAGGTGCTGGAGCAGGGCACCGGTGAGTTCGGCCCGATCGGGCACGGCTACACCTATTCGGGGCACCCGCTCGGCGCCGTCGCCGCGCTGGCGAATCTGGAGATCATCCAGCGCGAGGGGCTGACCGCCAACGCTGCCCGGGTCGGTGCCCATCTCCAGGCCCGGCTGGCCGGGCGTTTCGGCGGGCATCCGCTGGTCGGCGACGTACGCGGCATCGGCCTTCTGGCCGCGCTCGAATTCTCGCCGCGACCGCGCGAGCGCAGGCAGTTCGATCCCGCGCTCAGGATCGGCGCACGGGTCGGCGCCGCAGCGCTCGAGCAGGGATTGATCGCCCGAGCGATGCCGCATGGTGACATCCTTGGTTTCGCTCCTCCTTTGATCATCACCGCGGAGGAGGTCGACGACCTGGTCGAGCGGGCAGGGCGCGCGGTTGACCGGGTGCGGGATGAATTGATCAGAGAAGGCGTGGTCTTGGACTAAAGTCGTGCGACGTTAAGTCCGCTCGTAGCGAACGGTGATGCGTGCTATCGATAAGCCAGAAGGGTGACGCGGTGTCACCCGCTCCACCCCTGTTGGGAGGCGACGATGAAAAAGCTCGACACCCTGCTGTTCGCGACCGATTTCTCCACCGGTGCGGCCCACGCCACCGAGATCGCCAATACGCTTGCCCGTCTCACCGGAGCCAAGCTCCATGTCGTGCACGTGCTCACTTTGCTCGAGACCTCGGTCTATTGGCAGACGCCGATGATCGCCGCCGGGGTCGACCAGCGTCGGCTCGACGAGGAGCTGCGCACCCAGGCGGAACACGAACTGGGGAGATTCGTCGAACGCTACTTCGAGGATCCCGCGTTCGGTGACCCGCTCGAGATCGAGCGCAAGGTAGTGGAGGCCAGGGTGCCGTTCGAGGCGATCATCGCCGAGGCCGAGCGGATAGGCGCCGATATGATCGTGATGGGGACCCACGGGCGCAGCGGCGTACTGCGTGCCCTCGCGGGCTCGACCGCTGAGCGGGTGGTGCGCCATTCGCCGGTGCCGGTGCTCACCTCTCGGGGTTGAGGCGTGCGATCGACCTGAGGGTGCAGGTGAAGCTGAGCTTTGGGTCATTGCGGGCGGAGAATCGACCGTCGCCGGGAGTCGCCTCCGGGGGCGGTCGAGTGCCTCTTCGGCTCCCGCCTCGGCGTGCCGATGCGCAGGACGCATCGATTCGAGCCGATTCGCTCGATCGATGCAACGATGTCGCCACCGTTACGCGGCTTTTCCTTGCTCTCTTCGAGGCTAGGATGAGGACTCGTTCTTATCCTGGCGGCATCGGCCTGAACTTCGGCCGCATCTTCGTTCGTGACCAGGGGCCAGGGCGTGCCGCCGCTCGTTGATCGGTTTGACGATCGAGTTTTCTCGAAGGGAGCAACGCCATGAAAGTCGCAGTGATCGGTATCAGCGGTAACGCGGGATCGAGGCTCGCCACCGAGCTCCTCGCCAGAGGGCACCAAGTCACCGGGATAGCGCGCTCTCCCCAGTCGTCGCCATCGCATCAATGGCTCACTCTGGTGCGTGGCGACGCCAACGATGCCGAAGGGCTTGCGGCGCTGCTCGCGGGTCACGATGCGGTGATCCACGCGGCGCGCTTCTCCTCGGTGGACCCCGATGCGGTGATTGCCGCTGTCGAGCGTGCCGAGGTGCCGCGGCTTTTGCTGGTGGGCGGGGCGGCGACGCTGCTCGATGGGCAGGACAGGCGATTGCTGGATGACCCGGACTTCCCCGCTGCCTATCGTGACGAGGCGCAGGGCGGCGCGCGCTTCCTCGCCCGGTTGCAGCAGACCAGCGGGCTCGATTGGACCTTCCTTTCGCCCTCGGCGGAGCTGGTGATCGGCGAGCGGACCGAGCACTTCCGGCTAGGGGAAGACCATCTGCTGGTCGATGAGCAAGGGCGCAGTTGGGTCAGCTATGAAGATCTCGCCGTCGCCCTGGTCGATGAGCTCGAACGGCCGGCGCATTCGCGGCGCCGCTTCACCGTTGGCTACTAGCTTCTCCTGCACTTTCCCCCTCTCCAACCGAAAGCGGCGGCCACCGGCCGCCGCTTCAGGTTCATACGAGCGGGTTCAAAGGCCGTAGACCAGCGAGACCGTGGTGGTGGTATCGGTCTTGTGGTCGGTGCCCTCGGGGGGGAGTCGTTATGTTCGACGCTGTAGGCGACGCGCAGGGTGAAGTTGGCATTCATCGAGACGCTGAGCGCCGATTCCGCGGTGGTAGTGGTGTTGTTGCCGGCGATCTCGGTCGCGACGCCCTGGGTGAAGCGCGCGGTATCGGAGAACTGATAGCCGTAGTTGATCGCACCATAGCCGATCATCCGGGTTTCGGTGCCATCTTCCTTGAGATCATCGTGGCGAAGCCCCGGGCCGAACTCATAGGAGAAAGAGTGCGGCGGGCCGATGAGCACTTGCCGGCCATAGCCACCGGCCAGGGTGTAGCGGTTCTGGTAGCCTGCGAAGCGATTGCTCTGCCAGCTCAGCTGGCTGAACAAGTAGTTCTGCGCCGACAGGTTATAGCGGCTGCGGCCGCCCAGCGCATAGCGCTCCGCGGTGGTTTCGTCGCCGGAGGAGGCGCTGTTGGCCGAGGCCCAGAGGCTGTAGGACCAGGGTTCGCTGAACCAGGTCATGGTGGTAGCGGCGTTGAGGCTGGAGGAGTCGCTATTGCCGGTGTGTCCGGTATAGCCCAGCTCCACTTTGCCGATGAAGGGCTGCTCGGCGGAGGCCGGATCGTCGAGCACGTCGAAGTCGGCGATGTCGGCCAGTGCCGGAGCGCTGGCCGCCGCGAAGACGGCGCCGAATAGCAGTGGGACGGTGCGAAATAGATGGGGGCTCACTTGAGAGTCCTTCGATGATGATGGTTGTAACAGCTGCAACGGTATGTGGTTCGCGCTTAAGGCTCAAGTGCAAGGTGGCTGCAAGCGTACTATCGGTTGGCGGTTCGAGCGTCGCCGATGCATGAATTGCGCTGGCCGTGGGACGCCTGGAGCGCCTAGAGTGGTGGAGCGCCGCATCGCAGGCGTCGAGATGAACGAACCGCTCTCCGCCGAGGCTCTTCATGTTGCAGCCCGTTTCACCCCAGAACGATCTCCCTCTCGAATCCCAGCGGGCCGAACCCGAGCAGAGCAAGCGCGACGAGGGCGCATTGGCGCCGCTTCGAGTACCTGCCTACCGAGCGATCTGGATCGCTTATCTGTTCGCCAACCTCGGTGTCTGGGCCCAGTCGGTGGCCGCCGCCTGGGTAGTCACCTCGGCGCAGGCAAGCCCGCTGATGGTGGCGATGATACAGGTTGCCGCCTCCCTGCCGCTGGTGATTCTTTCGATCGTCTCCGGGGTGGTCGCCGACAACTACGACCGTCGGCGGATCATGCTGGTGGGCCTGGGCTTCGAGATCAGCGGCGGGGTGTTCGTCACCGCTTGTGCGTTCCTCGGCTATCTCGACCCGATCCTTCTGATCATGTCGATCCTTTGGATCTCGCTGGGCGCGGCGATCACCATCCCGGCCTGGCAGGCGGCGGTCAACGAGCAGGTACCCAAGCGGATGGTCGGCAGCGCCGTGCTGCTCAACAGCGTCAACTACAACGTCGCCCGCGCGCTGGGGCCGGCGCTCGGGGGCTTGCTGCTCAGCCTGGTCGGTCCCGCCTGGGTGTTTTTGTTCAACTGCTTCTGCTACGTCACCCTGATCTGGGCGATCTGGCGCTGGCGGCGCGCGCTGCCCGAGCGGCGGCTGCCGCCCGAGCGGCTCTACGAGGGCGTGGTCGCGGCGCTGCACTTCACCCAGTACTCGAGCGTCACACGACTGGTGATGGCGCGCTCGTTCGCCTTCGGTCTCTCGGCCAGTTCGGTCTGGGCACTGCTGCCGCTGGTCGCCCACCAGAATCCGCGCGGCAGCGCCTCGCTCTATGGGTTGATGCTGGGCGCGCTGGGGCTCGGCGCGATCTTCGGCAGCACCCAGGTAGGCCGGGTGCGACAGCTGCTCGGCAGCAGTCGCTTGATCAGTGCAGCAGCGGCGACGCTTGCGCTGATGCTGGTACTGATCGGCGTGTCCGACACGCTCTGGCTGCTATTCCCCGCCCTGGTAGTGATCGGCAGCTGTTGGATCGCGGCGCTTGCAACCTACAACACCTCGGTGCAGCTGCTGGTGCCGGACTGGGTCAAGGCTCGGGCGCTGGCGCTCTACCAGACCGCGCTCTACAGCGGGCTGGCGCTGGGGTCGTTTCTCTGGGGGCACCTCGCCGAGACGATGGGAGTGCATGGCGCACTGCTCGCCGCTGGCATCCTGCTGCTGCTCTCGGCGGCGATCTTCCTGCCCTCGCGCCTGCCCGAGCTCGATTCACGGGGAACCGCGCAGGTGCCCCTGCCGAGAATGGCGGGACCCAGCTTCACCTTCGACCCTCAGCGGGGGTCGGTGCAGGTATCGATCGAATATCGCATCCCCGCGGAGCGCACGCGGGATTTCGTGCGCGCCGCCCGGGCGCTGCGCAAGCTCAGGATGCGCAACGGCGCGGAGCGCTGGTCGCTCTATCGCGACGTCGAGGAGCATGAGCTGTGGCAGGAGGTGTTTCTGGTGCGCAACTGGCTGCAGCACTTGAGGATGCTCGATCGCATGACGATCAGCGACAAGGTGGTCATCGATGCGGTGATGACCCTGCATGCGGGAGAGGCGCCGCCGAGAGTTCGCCACGGCGTGAGCTACCGCTCCGCGCCTCGATCAAGCGCGGGAGAAGCACAAGTGGCGTAGGCAGAGGAGCGTCCCGCGGTGGAGGAGAAGCGCGCGTAGCGCCGCCGGACGTCGATTGGGCGAGGCGGCGATGCGCCGCCCCGCGAGCGACAATGGCTTCGGTCTGAGGCGATGATCAGATGAATTCGTCGTCGTTGAAGTCGTCGAAGCCACCGCCATCATCGTAGCCTGCGTCCTGCATGCCGTCGTCGTAGCCCTGATCGGCACCCTGGTCAAAGCTTGCATCCTGCGCCGCGGTATCGAGGTTGCTGGCGCCTTCGTTGACGATCTCTTCGCCGCTGTGGCCGCTGAACATGTTCATCAGCATGTTGCCCAGCACCACACCGCCGGCCACCCCGGCCGCGGTCTGTAGCGCGCCGGAGAGGAAGCTCCTGCCGCCACCCTGGGGCTGTGGCTGGGCGTTGTTGGCGCCCCAGCCCGGCTGCGGCTGTGCGCTGCCGCGCTGCGCCCTTGGGCTCGGCGCAGCCTGCGCTGCGTTGCGCTGGGGGGCTGCGCCGCCGAACAGGCCAGCGAGAAAGCCACCGCTGGAACGTTCGCTCTTGGCTTGTTCGAGCGATTTCTCCAGCGTCTCGACGCGCTCGTTGAGGCGCTCGAGCGCGGACTCCTGGATGATGATCGTCTGCGCCATGTAGTAGGGCGCCGCCGGCTGGGCGTCGAGGCGCTCCTTGATCAGCCGCGCGGCTTCGGCGTCACGTTCGCCGGTCTGCTGTTCGGCCTGCTTGATGCGGTCGAAGAGACCGTTGATCAGGCGTTGCTCGTCCGCTGAAGACATGGGTCGCTACCTCGAAATGTGCTGGACTCGAAATGCATTGAGTAGTGCCGGGTCGCCGACGACTCGGCCGTCTTCATACCCTCGCCGCGCGTCGGTCGAACGCGCGGCGCGGCAGTGTATGTCGACACCATGCTTGGATCGCGCACTGCCCCTTGGGGTTCCCTAAGCGCTCGCCGCGCTTCGTTCGGCGATGATTTTCTCCACCATCGATGGCAGCTGCGCCATCGCTCGAATCTCATGGGCTTCCTCGGGGGTGCGCTCGCGCTCGCTGAAGCGATTGAGATGGATCACCTGCATGCCTGCGTCGATGCCCGACTTGAGGCCTACGGCCGCGTCATCGATCACGATGCAGCGCTCCGGCGGGGTATCGAGCGCTTTTGCCGCGTAGAGATAGAGCCCAGGGTCCGGCTTCCAGATCCCGACCTCGTAGGCGGAATAGAGATGATCGCCGAACTGCGCTGCCAGACCGCTCAGCGACATGGAGAGCTTGATCTTGCGCAGCGGCCCGTTGGAGGCGACACAGCGCGGATGGGCGCTGAGCGCCTCGAGCGCCTCGGCGACGCCGTCGATGGGCTCGAGCTCCTGCTTCATCCGCTCCTCGAGGCTCGCGCGCATCTGCTGCTCCAGCTCCTTGCGCCGTTCCATGTCATCGACCTTGCGTCCGTGGCGCGTCTCCAGGTCGGCGAGGATGAACGGAAAGGCCACGCCGCGGTAGTCGAGCATGTAGTCCTGCGGCTCGAAGGGTAGCCCTAGGCTCGTGAAAGTCACCGCCAGCTCTCTGGCCAGCAGCGGCTCGCTGTCGACCAGGGTGCCGTCGCAATCGAAGATCAGGCTCCAGCGCTCGCTCATCGGAGGCTCCAGTTCGGTGTGGAGGGGAGAAAAGAATTCGCCCGAGGCTGAATGCGCTCGGGCGGCCTGGCACGGGCGCGGCCCGTATGGACGAGACGCAGCGCTCAGTTGGAGATCGTTACCATATCGCCCTTCAGCGCCACGCCCGCGACCACGTTGCCGGCATGGCACTCGTAGTTTTCGTTGTCGACGTTCTCGCGCTGGTTGTAGTAGCTGGCGATGTTGACCACGGCATTGGCGCCGACCGCCCGGGCGCGCTCCTGCAGGTTGATCAGCGCCGACAGCGCGACCCAGCGGCAGGCGCCCTCGTCGGACTTGAACACTGAATTGGTCTTGCGATCAATGTAGTAACCGC is part of the Halotalea alkalilenta genome and encodes:
- a CDS encoding aminotransferase, producing MRENDSTQSLIERDRAFVFHASTHLRDYAQGRAPGRVISGGRGIRLRDRDGHELIDGFAGLYCVNVGYGREEIIEAIAAQGRQLAYYHTYVGHTNEPLVELSEKVLGLAGQGMSKIYYGLSGSDANETQIKLVRYYANVLGTDKKKIISRTRGYHGSTIAAGSLTGLPSFHDHFDLPIAGILHTDAPYYYRRDRGEQSEREFSRQCAESLEALILREGPGTVGAFIAEPVLGTGGIVPPPQGYWEEIRAVLDRYQVLLIADEVVCGFGRLGVDFGSQYYAMKPDLITVAKGLTSAYLPLSGVMVGERVWKVLEQGTGEFGPIGHGYTYSGHPLGAVAALANLEIIQREGLTANAARVGAHLQARLAGRFGGHPLVGDVRGIGLLAALEFSPRPRERRQFDPALRIGARVGAAALEQGLIARAMPHGDILGFAPPLIITAEEVDDLVERAGRAVDRVRDELIREGVVLD
- a CDS encoding DUF2076 domain-containing protein, coding for MSSADEQRLINGLFDRIKQAEQQTGERDAEAARLIKERLDAQPAAPYYMAQTIIIQESALERLNERVETLEKSLEQAKSERSSGGFLAGLFGGAAPQRNAAQAAPSPRAQRGSAQPQPGWGANNAQPQPQGGGRSFLSGALQTAAGVAGGVVLGNMLMNMFSGHSGEEIVNEGASNLDTAAQDASFDQGADQGYDDGMQDAGYDDGGGFDDFNDDEFI
- a CDS encoding DUF481 domain-containing protein, translating into MSPHLFRTVPLLFGAVFAAASAPALADIADFDVLDDPASAEQPFIGKVELGYTGHTGNSDSSSLNAATTMTWFSEPWSYSLWASANSASSGDETTAERYALGGRSRYNLSAQNYLFSQLSWQSNRFAGYQNRYTLAGGYGRQVLIGPPHSFSYEFGPGLRHDDLKEDGTETRMIGYGAINYGYQFSDTARFTQGVATEIAGNNTTTTAESALSVSMNANFTLRVAYSVEHNDSPPRAPTTRPIPPPRSRWSTAFEPARMNLKRRPVAAAFGWRGGKCRRS
- a CDS encoding universal stress protein; translated protein: MKKLDTLLFATDFSTGAAHATEIANTLARLTGAKLHVVHVLTLLETSVYWQTPMIAAGVDQRRLDEELRTQAEHELGRFVERYFEDPAFGDPLEIERKVVEARVPFEAIIAEAERIGADMIVMGTHGRSGVLRALAGSTAERVVRHSPVPVLTSRG
- a CDS encoding MFS transporter, encoding MLQPVSPQNDLPLESQRAEPEQSKRDEGALAPLRVPAYRAIWIAYLFANLGVWAQSVAAAWVVTSAQASPLMVAMIQVAASLPLVILSIVSGVVADNYDRRRIMLVGLGFEISGGVFVTACAFLGYLDPILLIMSILWISLGAAITIPAWQAAVNEQVPKRMVGSAVLLNSVNYNVARALGPALGGLLLSLVGPAWVFLFNCFCYVTLIWAIWRWRRALPERRLPPERLYEGVVAALHFTQYSSVTRLVMARSFAFGLSASSVWALLPLVAHQNPRGSASLYGLMLGALGLGAIFGSTQVGRVRQLLGSSRLISAAAATLALMLVLIGVSDTLWLLFPALVVIGSCWIAALATYNTSVQLLVPDWVKARALALYQTALYSGLALGSFLWGHLAETMGVHGALLAAGILLLLSAAIFLPSRLPELDSRGTAQVPLPRMAGPSFTFDPQRGSVQVSIEYRIPAERTRDFVRAARALRKLRMRNGAERWSLYRDVEEHELWQEVFLVRNWLQHLRMLDRMTISDKVVIDAVMTLHAGEAPPRVRHGVSYRSAPRSSAGEAQVA
- a CDS encoding NAD(P)-dependent oxidoreductase — encoded protein: MKVAVIGISGNAGSRLATELLARGHQVTGIARSPQSSPSHQWLTLVRGDANDAEGLAALLAGHDAVIHAARFSSVDPDAVIAAVERAEVPRLLLVGGAATLLDGQDRRLLDDPDFPAAYRDEAQGGARFLARLQQTSGLDWTFLSPSAELVIGERTEHFRLGEDHLLVDEQGRSWVSYEDLAVALVDELERPAHSRRRFTVGY
- a CDS encoding HAD family hydrolase; protein product: MSERWSLIFDCDGTLVDSEPLLARELAVTFTSLGLPFEPQDYMLDYRGVAFPFILADLETRHGRKVDDMERRKELEQQMRASLEERMKQELEPIDGVAEALEALSAHPRCVASNGPLRKIKLSMSLSGLAAQFGDHLYSAYEVGIWKPDPGLYLYAAKALDTPPERCIVIDDAAVGLKSGIDAGMQVIHLNRFSERERTPEEAHEIRAMAQLPSMVEKIIAERSAASA